Below is a window of Phoenix dactylifera cultivar Barhee BC4 chromosome 7, palm_55x_up_171113_PBpolish2nd_filt_p, whole genome shotgun sequence DNA.
AAGTGAACAAGGAGCTTGTGACCTGGTAGTTGGGTCTAGGTCAATGGGTTTACAAACACTAGTTAAAACTACATCAACTCACTAGTTGGCCTTAATTATTTGCTGGTTACCAAAATGACATGTATTCACTTTGAGGTTACCCTTTTGTCATGTTCTGATGCATCGTCTTCAAGCTCTAGGGCTTGGTTGGATGCTTAACTGGCTTAACTATGTGATATTATCTCTCAGATGAGTCAAAAAGCTTGAAGATATAAGGCATAAAAGTAAAGAAGCCAAAGGGATCAAGAATCTTGTAGATTTTGTAATAACAAGTTTTGTGGATACCAtgacattatatatataatgttgTTTAGGGTGGCGCAGCTAACAATCACGTCCAATTTCATTGTTGGGGCCTCAAAATGAGCCAGTcaaactgaatttttttttggaaaagatTTTAACTAGACGTATCTCCCAATTTAGGAAGAATTTGGCGGAGCGACCAAAAGCAAAGTTGATGTAGGAGTTGAGATCTACTTGTAGGACTTTAactttttcatatttattttcataaatCATTTCTATTTTGGGAAAGCTAGTTTTGTTCGAATGAGGAGAGCAATCCGACCTAAATTATGCAAGGGTGGATCTTACTATTATAAAGAGAGGCTATATGTATCTGAGTTTAGGATTaatgatcaataaaagaaaaggggaCCTAAACCCTATTTTGCCAATTTTTTTACTTGTTCTTAAATATTTTTGAGATTCAAGTTAAGCGGGTTAAAGGAATTCTTCCTTCTCCCCAATTGGATTAGAATAGCATGATAGTTTTTAAATTAGTTTGTTTTGAGATATAGTGCAGATTCTTAAAGAACAAGGGAACTGCACTTCAGtgaattattgaagttggataTTTAGTAAGAGTTTTCTCTTCCATATTGATGTGATTTAGATGTGTTCTTAATGGCATAGCTCTGCATTGCTTGAGGTATTGCTCCGGTGCTTTCTTGTCAAAAAAGAAAGTTGAGATAGTTTTAGTTATCTCTCTAGTAATCCTTTCCATATTTTATCCAAATAAAGTTTTAATATCTTAATCGagtaattttttgaatatttttctattttaagtTTTCCATTTGTTCTTGTATGATATGTAGTAAATACTTGATATGTTATCTAccataactttttttttggagataATTTAAcatcaaacatatatattttatactttCTTCATATGAAGTTCCTTATCATCATCATGctattattgttattgtttGCTGCTCCAAGGATAGTGGATTTCTGCACTCTTGTAACGGCACAAGATAAAATGATTATTACCAAAAAATGTCTAAAAATGTTTCAAACATAAGTAATTTTAAAGTTTGATTATGGAACATATCAGGAGATTCCCAATTTTAaagttcttttgttcttttggtGTACTGTAGTACATTTCCTTGCTAGGTGATTAATGATTCTCAAACTGGATAGCTATGTTGCAGAGGAGGCATGCTTTGGAGGAATGGATGGGAAAGCTACTTTCTGACATTGACCTATCTAGAAGTGCTCCTATGGCAAGttttcttgatcttgaagctgCTGCAAGGTCATGTAGGTGTTATCACCCATATATGTTTATACATATTTACATATCATGTATGTATTATTGTGTTTCTTTGCTTGtgagcatgcatgcatgtgttgtGCGTATCTTGTGTGTGTTCATGTTGTGTTGCGTCTGTCAGTTTCTTAATTGTAAATCATTTTTATGTATCTTCTGGGCTTGCATTTATATATAATGTTTTTGGCTATAGATTCCCAAAGGTATGTTCTAATATAGAATGCTTTATTATGCATCCTAAATATCTAATTTAACATTTAATACACCTTAGTTGGCTTTTAATCTTTGCTTTTGGTTATAGTCAAGCTAATTTTGTTTCTTTGATATATGATTGCATTTTACTTATGCACTTTTTTCTTCAGCATTTAGGGATGCAAATCATGATCATTTGGAAACTAGCTCTTCAGGTGATGCTATTGCCATGGCCTCTTCAGGTCCACTCAGACCTAGTTCAAGTGTTTCTATTGCTGATGGTTCAAAAGTCGTATCTAAGTCCCATTTTGTTGCTTCAGACATTGGTAGTGATGTATATGAAGCATCAGACTTGGGAACTCCGAGGCAAGGGAAGGTCCAAATTTCTGAAACTAGTCCAGAAGATCTAGCAATGACTTATGATCTAACTGCTCCAAGAGGGGTAATTGCTAATGGAATCCTGGGAGAATCAATCCTGGATCAGCCAGAAGAGTTTCTTAGAAGTAGGTTGCACTACAGAAGAGAGAACCTTGTTTTGGAGAGGGATAGTTCCGATGTAACTTCAAAGGAGACATTTCTTTCTAGAGACAAACTAGAGTCAACTTCAGAACAGGATCATGATAAGCTTTCTGGTCATACTCGAAAACTCTCTGCTGAAAGTATTGGGAGTGACATAAGTTCTATACGAGGCAGTGAATTATCAGTTCCTGGGATGACTAATTCGATTTGGGATGGCTCTATTGATCTTCCTAGTGGCTCTGAATCTCAAAATGCAATGGAAGCTCTATCTAGCTTGGAGACGCATGTTCTGAATGATGCACATATTGTCCTTCCACTTGATCAACGACATCAATTGAATAGAGTTCTTGTCACCATGAAAAGAAGATTAGGGACAGTGAAAGCAGATATGGAGGATCTTATAGCTCGACTGAATCAAGAAATGGCTGTGAAAGAATACCTTACAACAAAGGTGCATCTTGGGCAATTATTTTTATGATCTGCTTGGCATGGCTAGTCAAAATTGCATGTCTTTTATGCTTCTAAAATTTAATGTGAGAGGTGTTTTATGAGCATCTTTCTTCTTATCAAATTGGTtttttcaatttaattttcTCATTTGTTGGTCCTTGATAGAGGTCCTGCATTTAGATATGAAAAGGCGAAAAAAAACAGTGACAAATATATGATATGCCAAATCTATTTGAGTCCTCTTATAACTGATCATTTTGGTAACCTTGCTGTACCTTCATAAGGTGTCGCCTTACTGTAATTGATTTTTGTGGTTCCAGGTCAAGGATTTAGAGGTGGAACTGGAAGTCACTAAGCAGAAAAGTAAAGAAAACTTGCAACAAGCCATTTTAGTTGAAAGAGAAAGAGTGACACAAATGCAATGGGATATGGATGAACTTCACAGGAAGTATGCAGAGATGGAGTCAATGCTTAAGATTGAGCAAGTTCGTTTTTTCCTCTTTAGCTTAGTACTTATTTGTTCAATATAGTATATGTTCACAAGTACTGATTTttctccattttcttttttttttttctgaatgtTGCAGGATGAAAGAACTCGTGCAGAGTCAGAAAAAACAACTGCCAGTGGTGAGAAAGAATTGTTGCTGCGGGAGTTAGATACTAAACAAGAAGAATTAGAGATCATGCAGAAACGTCTAGAAGAATTAGAGATGAAGTCAAAAGTGGATATCAAAGTTCTTGTCAAAGAGGTGAAATTTCTCAGGAGTTCTCAAGCGGAGCTGAGGGAAATgctaaatcaatctttaaaagaAAAGACTGAATTAGAGGTATGCATTTAATTATACCTGAAGAACATGAGTAAACAAGAGGCAGTTTTACCTCATGAAGGAAATTGCCAAATGTCCTCGAAATGAGTAGTAGTGTCCAgttatatatcatatatttttttaattgtcttTTATCTTTAagtaatacaataaaaatgggaATGAACCAAAAGACGGGACAaattatcaaggtcaaattagGCACTTGCTGTTTAAAACATATGTGAAAAATGGAAAGGCTGCAATAATCTCGGAATTTTTGCATATGATATGCTATGTCAGGCCATTGTATAATGTGCATCATGGAATGGTAGCAACTGCATGCTAGTTCTCGGCATGTTCTGATGCCAGTGCATGCCAAATCTGCAAAGCGCTGCACTGAATTATATGGTATATATGGAGCTAGTTCTGGGCCTGCATGTGATACCTTGCTGCAAACCGTAGCTATTATAAGTTTTGCCTTGGCTATAAGGATTGAAACAAGTTTCTAGCTCAAATAAATGCACTTGTTTATATCATCATTTATTTTGGAACCACCATATGAGCTGCATTTTGTATCAAAATCATTAACTCTATATATGACGGGAAAGCCTCGGAGTCCAGCATGCACATGTTGGACTCTAAGCTCTCCTGTCCTACGCGACACCTAAAAGAGGAGGTCAGGAATCCAGCACATACTGGATTCTGCAGCCTCTAATGGCACtcctaaaaaaagaaagaagaaaagaggaacaaGATTCCAGCATGTGCCTGGACCCTTTTGCTTAAAACTCCTCATTTAGTTCTGTTTTTTGTAAATACAGTCTTATGAAATAGAAAATATGCTCTCTCCTGAGAGATTTTCTGCACATGCATCACACATGCCAAgctctattattattattaaaaaactaCAGCTCATGTTCCACTTTGAGTCGTCGTTTGATAATTTGTCTCAGAGGTGGTTGCAGTTCTATAGGAGATCTTCACTTATTCCTTGCTAGGTCATTtaatttgggtttttttttcacaaatctGATGTCCGTTGGGGTCATTGATCATCAATTTTGTTTTTGTTGTCCTTGTGTAAGTTGTGCCATATGTAAAATATTGGAGACTGTGAAAATATTCCAATATTCAAATTTTTGCCTCAAAATTCTAcagtcaaaaaatattattttatcgaATGGAAAGTGAAGAAAAAGGTAATGCTGTTATTCTTGTGTTATTTCCTGCTATCACATTAGAAATTGATATAACAGCTATTATTTCAGcgattatattaatatttaaaaatttgtaAAGTTTCTTTTTGCGACAAATAACAGCCATAATGACGATTATCATGGTTAATAATGGTTTCGGTGAGGGTCCATTATAATGGGATAATGTGTTGTTTAAAATCTTGGTTCTAGATTGTTATGGCTTCAAATTCCTGGAATGACCTTCTTACTAATTTAGCCGTGTTTCTTCaattttttatatgtttaacCAGAGGGTTGCTCGTAAGGAAAAACAAAGGTGGGCACATGCAAAATCAGCAAGGAAGAAGCTTCTTGATGAATGTAGAGTTCTTCGCAATCGACTTCAAGATTGCAGTGTTAATTTTCTTTCAGAATCAGAAGACAGGTTCACTATTAATCCTTCATCACTATCTGATGCTCTGGATCTTCTAGCAACTTCAGATAATAGAATTGGCCTTCTTCTTGCGGAGGTAATTTTATGATTCTTCAGTGGTTATCTAGTCAGATAATTAATGGTTTTTTAACTTTCATGGTGACTCCAATTTCTTTTTGTAGTTTCTCtatttgaagtaattatttcaTACTGGTTAGTGGTGTTCCTGTTtgattttcttctctctctctctctctccatgtgGTTTTGGTTCCTTTGGATTTAATAAATTAACTTTGTGAGGGAAGTGTCTCTTGCTTTTATGTCTACCTTTTTGTGAGGGAAGTGTCTCTTGCTTTTATGTCTACCTCTATTTGAACTTAAGTGTCTATGGAAACTGATACTAATCACTTCTGGTCAAATTAGAGAAGTTTCTAATGTTGGAGCATCCATGAATAATGGAAAGCACAAAGATAGTTTTATAATAAGCGTGATTGTCTATTCCATTATCTTTAATAAAGCCACCTGATACTAAGAATCAAAGGCTGGATCTTTGTTACATCAGGAGGATACATATATTCCATCGTGGGAATGGGAAAGCAAACTCTTTAAAAACTTAGGGGTACTTTAATGAAAGTGCGCAGGAAGCATCTCTACAAAATTATGTAGTATTATAAGATAATAGAAACTTACTTATATGATTATTTCTTTCTATTAAAAAGATGCATAACGATTCAGAATGAAATTATATAATGATTGATACATTTATTATTGGATTacaattttgattatttttggcCAGCAATAGAAGAGACCAAGTTCTAGGGATGGATGTGTGAGAAGGTGGTGGGTTAGAGGAACAAGATTCTAGAGAGATTTCAAAGCAACTGGGGCACTCTTAGAATAAGATTCCAGCTACTTTATTGATTGAATATTATGATAGTTTTAGGGAAATGTTAATGGATGTCTTGTGGGTACTCGTTAAGATGATCACGCCTATTAATCACCAAGGACATGTCTTATTTCTGTTGGTTACATGATTATTGTTAACTACAATATCAATTATCAACTATTTCAATTTGCTCTCATTTCCTATTGCTTATTCATCTTTGTCACCAAATGAGTGGTTAAGATTTATTTAATGAAGCATAAATGGTAGACTTGAAGATCTTAATATTAGGAAATAAGATTACGAGAAAATTATACTAGGAATTACAGGTTGTTATAGAAAGTTTATAATGTTTAATCCCCTTGAATTCAGCTAGATTTTGACATTTCATGACTCATTGTTCTTAACATATGCCTTGGGACCATTCATTAACTGGACCCTGAGTTTTAAATTGTCATCTGGGACTGCATCTATTTTGGCCTTTAGGCATATTTGTGCCTCTGAGATGATCTTAGCTCCCTATATCAAAGTTATCACCTCAACATTTCAACTAgattctttgtcaagatttgaACAGACACATGCTTCTCAACcaattcctacttgaaatagacCTTTTTATTGGTCTTTTAGAGTGAAACAACCCAATTCCAATCAGAAATAAGATGGAAAACCACATAGTTTGCCATATTCAGTGGAACTTGTGATTGAAACTTGTCTCAAACTCATTTTGAGTGCCTGCCACCCTAAATAACTTCATTAGTTGTTAACTTGATTAATCTTGTCAGATGTGTGAATTACAAGTTAGGCATAAATATAAGCACGGGACGATGATTATGAGTTTTTATTTAGGGAAATGCTTTGAAGAAAATGTATAATTGTCAACATGATTGTATTGCTCTCTGGCTCTTGGTTTCTTCATTACAGATGGACTTTCAATAATTAGACTGGTCTTTGCCCCTTCTTTCGCCCTTCTTCATCTAGACTCCTCCAAGTCCAGGGAACGTTGGATGGTTTCTTCTTGGCTGCATGAGCTTATACAACCTACCAACAAGATACATACGTTGCCTATTAAAGAATCGGCCTTTTAAATCATGCTAAGCCCCTCTTTGGTCCAATAATTCCTTGGCCAAGAGCCAACAGCCAAATCACATGGTTGATATCCTGCAGAGAGCTGGTCATATACCTTTCTTGAACTATGATCATGTCTGTGGCATCTCTGGATGCAtcaaaactagacatgtaagtAAAGCTTATCAAAATTATTGAAAGCAAGGCCATCATGGAGATTCACATTGAAACAGCTGCAAAGGCCAATATGAAAAGCATGAGAATTTGTATATAATTCTCACTTTCTTCCGACTGGAGCAAAACGTCTGGAACTCAGCATATTCTGCCTTACTGTGCCGTATTTAATGCTGTTGATTGATGCACCTTCTGAGTCCTATCTTGTGCAATACtacattttttctttaaaaaattttgGTCTGCATCTCCTGCTATAAATACAACTTAGTATCATCTTTAGTACATGCACAACAGTGAGCTGAAGTTTAGATTGTTGTGATTTTCTTTCTCACAGACGTACGAGTGGTTGCATAAGTTCATCTAAAGATTTGATTTTCCATTATTTTAATAAGTGATCTGATGCTGATTTTCTATAGGCACAACTCCTTGCACGAGATGAGGAACAGACAATCTCTGATGCGGATGAGGCTCGAAGTAGTGAATcctctgaaaatttaattgctACAAATGGCGAAAATCCAATTAATGCAGATGATGAGATAAGAAAAATGTTGACGGATATATTTATAGATAATGCAAGACtgaggaaacaagtcaattctGTTATCCGTTGCGCTCTCATTACGGTTGTTAAACCAGAGAAGGAAGATAGTGAAGAAGTTCCCTCAAGGAGGACTGTTCTTAACCGGTTCTTAGAGAGATGAAATGAGTCTCCTGTAAATTCTGTTGAATGCTTGTTTTATGATTCAGGGATCCCCATTCACATTCTACTTAGGGTTCTCTTGAGTATTAACTCTTGCATTATCCATGCAAGGGCAAGTGGTCATCTACATCTTGAGGACAATAGCTTCCTTTTGCGCTGTTGTAATCATATTTTTGTCTATAGAACAAAATAAGTTCATGAGAAATGATTTGGCTTCTCAAAGGGCTCAGCTTGGTCTTGGTCTCTCTAAGCCTTTCTATAGGAGATAATGTAATTCAAAGACAAAAGAATCAAGAGTTACTGGATTGCCTCTGGGTAAAATGTGCAATAGAAAAGAGGACTTTTTAAGAACTTTTGGTGCCATGCAATGCTCTTGATGTGGAACACACAAGAAACATGAACTTCATATTTTGTTGCAGTCCTAGTTGAGAAGTGCTAATTTGCACATTTGTCCCTTCAAAGAACTGCGGAGAAAACATAACTATTGTGGTGGGATGGTAGAATAATAATCAAGGATTCTAATAGTTCCAAAGATGGTGCAGAATGACTACCTTGTAACTGACTTATTGCACTTCTTACCATTTGTGGATTCTGCTACTTTAATTTTACTCTACCATGTTATCTGGAAGCTTACCATAAAATCAGTGGGCACCTGCAGTGTCATAGCATCTCACTGGTGCCCTGAGGAACCTGAAACACTCAAGGATCCTCATATCATAAAAATCTTCATGAATTAAGCTGGAAAAGAGTTTGTGACATTTTTGTGTatgttttgttgttgttgttgttgttgtagtAGTAGTGTTTGGCGGCAGTGTTCGGTTTATGTCATTTTTTCCCACTCtccttttgtttttgaaatCCATCTGGTAAGAATATCGCATTTGATGATACAGTCCATACGATTATTCAAGCTCTAGAATTTTGTTATGCCCTCTTCTCAGGAAGGGGACAAGGAACCCATCGTTCCTGCAATCCTGTACTGTTCAGCAATCAATAGCTTTCTATACTGATTTACTTTCGCTTAGTATAGAGGCATCAAAGAAAGTAGCAGACTGTTGTAGCTCGGCTGCTTATCTTTGTCAAATGTCATGGGTTGAAGGTCAAGATGATGCAGAATTCTATGCTCAAGTCTAATAAAAAGTCCCTAAACGAAAGCCTTATTTAGTATATGAAAATGAAAAACATCGGTAATGCTTGTGAATGATTTTGGCACATGAGAATTggaaaaactcttgcaatttgtTGCCAGGGATGGCTATAAAATTACTAAATCAGCATTTATGGGTCTGTGATAAACTTGCCTTGTGCACATAG
It encodes the following:
- the LOC103706494 gene encoding PX domain-containing protein EREL1-like isoform X3, with amino-acid sequence MPKNSPPKHRHDGTSPLPLGMDWSPPPKKWDGRNTIWPHNPHTGWSFCVMIPSWIVQTDPGASHESFLNPIVFYRIHIGIQSPEGVSTSHGILRRFSDFLKLYSALKKAFPKKDIPPAPPKHAFLRINSSRILLEERRHALEEWMGKLLSDIDLSRSAPMASFLDLEAAARSSFRDANHDHLETSSSDIGSDVYEASDLGTPRQGKVQISETSPEDLAMTYDLTAPRGVIANGILGESILDQPEEFLRSRLHYRRENLVLERDSSDVTSKETFLSRDKLESTSEQDHDKLSGHTRKLSAESIGSDISSIRGSELSVPGMTNSIWDGSIDLPSGSESQNAMEALSSLETHVLNDAHIVLPLDQRHQLNRVLVTMKRRLGTVKADMEDLIARLNQEMAVKEYLTTKVKDLEVELEVTKQKSKENLQQAILVERERVTQMQWDMDELHRKYAEMESMLKIEQDERTRAESEKTTASGEKELLLRELDTKQEELEIMQKRLEELEMKSKVDIKVLVKEVKFLRSSQAELREMLNQSLKEKTELERVARKEKQRWAHAKSARKKLLDECRVLRNRLQDCSVNFLSESEDRFTINPSSLSDALDLLATSDNRIGLLLAEAQLLARDEEQTISDADEARSSESSENLIATNGENPINADDEIRKMLTDIFIDNARLRKQVNSVIRCALITVVKPEKEDSEEVPSRRTVLNRFLER
- the LOC103706494 gene encoding PX domain-containing protein EREL1-like isoform X4: MIPSWIVQTDPGASHESFLNPIVFYRIHIGIQSPEGVSTSHGILRRFSDFLKLYSALKKAFPKKDIPPAPPKHAFLRINSSRILLEERRHALEEWMGKLLSDIDLSRSAPMASFLDLEAAARSSFRDANHDHLETSSSGDAIAMASSGPLRPSSSVSIADGSKVVSKSHFVASDIGSDVYEASDLGTPRQGKVQISETSPEDLAMTYDLTAPRGVIANGILGESILDQPEEFLRSRLHYRRENLVLERDSSDVTSKETFLSRDKLESTSEQDHDKLSGHTRKLSAESIGSDISSIRGSELSVPGMTNSIWDGSIDLPSGSESQNAMEALSSLETHVLNDAHIVLPLDQRHQLNRVLVTMKRRLGTVKADMEDLIARLNQEMAVKEYLTTKVKDLEVELEVTKQKSKENLQQAILVERERVTQMQWDMDELHRKYAEMESMLKIEQDERTRAESEKTTASGEKELLLRELDTKQEELEIMQKRLEELEMKSKVDIKVLVKEVKFLRSSQAELREMLNQSLKEKTELERVARKEKQRWAHAKSARKKLLDECRVLRNRLQDCSVNFLSESEDRFTINPSSLSDALDLLATSDNRIGLLLAEAQLLARDEEQTISDADEARSSESSENLIATNGENPINADDEIRKMLTDIFIDNARLRKQVNSVIRCALITVVKPEKEDSEEVPSRRTVLNRFLER
- the LOC103706494 gene encoding PX domain-containing protein EREL1-like isoform X5, producing MLQRRHALEEWMGKLLSDIDLSRSAPMASFLDLEAAARSSFRDANHDHLETSSSGDAIAMASSGPLRPSSSVSIADGSKVVSKSHFVASDIGSDVYEASDLGTPRQGKVQISETSPEDLAMTYDLTAPRGVIANGILGESILDQPEEFLRSRLHYRRENLVLERDSSDVTSKETFLSRDKLESTSEQDHDKLSGHTRKLSAESIGSDISSIRGSELSVPGMTNSIWDGSIDLPSGSESQNAMEALSSLETHVLNDAHIVLPLDQRHQLNRVLVTMKRRLGTVKADMEDLIARLNQEMAVKEYLTTKVKDLEVELEVTKQKSKENLQQAILVERERVTQMQWDMDELHRKYAEMESMLKIEQDERTRAESEKTTASGEKELLLRELDTKQEELEIMQKRLEELEMKSKVDIKVLVKEVKFLRSSQAELREMLNQSLKEKTELERVARKEKQRWAHAKSARKKLLDECRVLRNRLQDCSVNFLSESEDRFTINPSSLSDALDLLATSDNRIGLLLAEAQLLARDEEQTISDADEARSSESSENLIATNGENPINADDEIRKMLTDIFIDNARLRKQVNSVIRCALITVVKPEKEDSEEVPSRRTVLNRFLER
- the LOC103706494 gene encoding PX domain-containing protein EREL1-like isoform X2, whose translation is MPKNSPPKHRHDGTSPLPLGMDWSPPPKKWDGRNTIWPHNPHTGWSFCVMIPSWIVQTDPGASHESFLNPIVFYRIHIGIQSPEGVSTSHGILRRFSDFLKLYSALKKAFPKKDIPPAPPKHAFLRINSSRILLEERRHALEEWMGKLLSDIDLSRSAPMASFLDLEAAARSSFRDANHDHLETSSSGDAIAMASSDIGSDVYEASDLGTPRQGKVQISETSPEDLAMTYDLTAPRGVIANGILGESILDQPEEFLRSRLHYRRENLVLERDSSDVTSKETFLSRDKLESTSEQDHDKLSGHTRKLSAESIGSDISSIRGSELSVPGMTNSIWDGSIDLPSGSESQNAMEALSSLETHVLNDAHIVLPLDQRHQLNRVLVTMKRRLGTVKADMEDLIARLNQEMAVKEYLTTKVKDLEVELEVTKQKSKENLQQAILVERERVTQMQWDMDELHRKYAEMESMLKIEQDERTRAESEKTTASGEKELLLRELDTKQEELEIMQKRLEELEMKSKVDIKVLVKEVKFLRSSQAELREMLNQSLKEKTELERVARKEKQRWAHAKSARKKLLDECRVLRNRLQDCSVNFLSESEDRFTINPSSLSDALDLLATSDNRIGLLLAEAQLLARDEEQTISDADEARSSESSENLIATNGENPINADDEIRKMLTDIFIDNARLRKQVNSVIRCALITVVKPEKEDSEEVPSRRTVLNRFLER
- the LOC103706494 gene encoding PX domain-containing protein EREL1-like isoform X1, whose translation is MPKNSPPKHRHDGTSPLPLGMDWSPPPKKWDGRNTIWPHNPHTGWSFCVMIPSWIVQTDPGASHESFLNPIVFYRIHIGIQSPEGVSTSHGILRRFSDFLKLYSALKKAFPKKDIPPAPPKHAFLRINSSRILLEERRHALEEWMGKLLSDIDLSRSAPMASFLDLEAAARSSFRDANHDHLETSSSGDAIAMASSGPLRPSSSVSIADGSKVVSKSHFVASDIGSDVYEASDLGTPRQGKVQISETSPEDLAMTYDLTAPRGVIANGILGESILDQPEEFLRSRLHYRRENLVLERDSSDVTSKETFLSRDKLESTSEQDHDKLSGHTRKLSAESIGSDISSIRGSELSVPGMTNSIWDGSIDLPSGSESQNAMEALSSLETHVLNDAHIVLPLDQRHQLNRVLVTMKRRLGTVKADMEDLIARLNQEMAVKEYLTTKVKDLEVELEVTKQKSKENLQQAILVERERVTQMQWDMDELHRKYAEMESMLKIEQDERTRAESEKTTASGEKELLLRELDTKQEELEIMQKRLEELEMKSKVDIKVLVKEVKFLRSSQAELREMLNQSLKEKTELERVARKEKQRWAHAKSARKKLLDECRVLRNRLQDCSVNFLSESEDRFTINPSSLSDALDLLATSDNRIGLLLAEAQLLARDEEQTISDADEARSSESSENLIATNGENPINADDEIRKMLTDIFIDNARLRKQVNSVIRCALITVVKPEKEDSEEVPSRRTVLNRFLER